The Sebastes umbrosus isolate fSebUmb1 chromosome 4, fSebUmb1.pri, whole genome shotgun sequence genome has a window encoding:
- the LOC119486624 gene encoding gibberellin-regulated protein 14-like: MWKQPAGDITDIWDRRDSCKPYLPPSLPPSLPPSLPPYFPTYLRHYLPTYLPPYLPPSLPPYFPTYLRHYLPTYLPPSLPPSLPTLPAYLPPSLPPSLPPYFPTYLHHYLPTYLPPSLPTSLPPSVTTSLPYPPTSLPPSLPTSLPYPPTSLPHYLPTSLPPSLPPYPTRLPPYLPTRLPTSLPTRLPTPPTSLSTCPPYLPT; the protein is encoded by the coding sequence ATGTGGAAGCAGCCGGCCGGCGACATCACAGACATCTGGGACAGACGAGATTCCTGCAAGCCCTACCTCCCTCCATcactacctccctccctccctccctccctccctccctacttCCCTACCTACCTCCGTCACTACCTCCCTACCTAcctccctccctacctccctccctccctacctccctACTTCCCTACCTACCTCCGTCACTACCTCCCTacctacctccctccctccctacctccctccctccctacccTACCCGCCTACCTCCCTCCATcactacctccctccctccctccctacttCCCTACCTACCTCCATCACTACCTCCCTacctacctccctccctccctccctacttCCCTACCTCCCTCCGTCACTACCTCCCTACCCTACCCGCCTACCtccctacctccctccctccctacctccctACCCTACCCGCCTACCTCCCTACCTCACTACCTCCCTACTTCCCTAcctccctccctacctccctACCCTACCCGcctccctccctacctccctACCCGCCTCCCTACCTCCCTACCTACCCGCCTCCCTACCCCCCCTACCTCCCTATCAACCTGCCCTCCCTACCTCCCTACCTGA